The Papaver somniferum cultivar HN1 chromosome 3, ASM357369v1, whole genome shotgun sequence genome includes a region encoding these proteins:
- the LOC113357194 gene encoding WD-40 repeat-containing protein MSI3-like: protein MGGEEDEQMVTEEFTVWKKNTPFLYDLVISHALEWPSLTVQWLPTPPSPPQQQDDDNISFAVHKLILGTHTSDGVPNYLMIAEALLPISSDSYDTNTSSDNISIPRVQVTKQILVDGEVNRARCMPQNADLIAAKTSGAEVYVFNSSKKQDEKPSSCEPDFRLRGHVKEGYGLSWSPFKEGYLLSGSNDSKICLWDISATASADKVLDAMNIYQVHDDIVEDVAWHLKNENLFGSVGDDHRLMIWDLRSSTSGKPQESVVAHAKEVNSLSFNPFNEWILATASSDMTVNLFDLRKLTSPLHSFSGHTEEVFQVEWSPKHETVLATSAADRRLMIWDLSRIGDEQSEEDAEDGPPELLFSHGGHTAKISDFSWNQNEPWVISSVAEDNILQVWQMAESIYQ, encoded by the exons ATGGGAGGCGAGGAAGATGAGCAGATGGTGACCGAAGAATTTACAGTATGGAAAAAGAACACACCATTCTTGTACGATCTAGTTATTTCTCATGCCCTAGAATGGCCTTCTCTTACTGTTCAATGGCTCCCTACTCCCCCTTCACCCCCACAACAACAAGATGATGATAATATCTCATTTGCTGTACACAAGCTCATCCTCGGTACTCATACATCCGATGGGGTTCCTAACTATCTCATGATCGCAGAAGCTCTTCTTCCCATCTCCAGCGACTCCTACGACACCAATACTTCTTCAGATAACATCAGTATTCCTAGG GTTCAGGTAACAAAACAGATTCTTGTTGATGGAGAAGTCAATCGAGCTCGTTGTATGCCACAAAATGCTGATTTAATTGCTGCCAAGACAAGCGGAGCGGAGGTTTATGTATTTAATTCCAGCAAGAAACAAGATGAGAAGCCTTCCTCCTGTGAACCAGATTTTCGATTGAGGGGTCATGTCAAAGAAGGATATGGACTTTCTTGGAGTCCTTTTAAGGAAGGTTACCTTCTTAGTGGGTCTAATGATTCAAAAATATGTTTATGGGATATCAGTGCGACGGCTTCCGCTGATAAAGTACTTGATGCTATGAATATTTACCAG GTTCATGACGACATTGTTGAAGATGTAGCATGGCATCTGAAGAATGAAAATTTATTTGGATCAGTTGGGGATGACCATAGATTGATGATTTGGGATTTGCGGTCCTCAACGTCCGGTAAACCACAAGAGTCTGTTGTAGCACATGCCAAAGAG GTGAATTCGTTATCATTCAATCCATTCAATGAGTGGATATTGGCTACTGCATCTTCAGATATGACTGTTAATCTATTCGACTTGCGGAAGCTAACGTCACCGTTGCATAGTTTCTCTGGCCACAC TGAGGAGGTATTCCAGGTCGAATGGAGCCCTAAGCATGAAACAGTCTTGGCGACTTCTGCTGCTGACAGGAGATTGATGATTTGGGACCTTAGCAG GATCGGTGATGAGCAATCAGAGGAAGATGCAGAGGATGGGCCACCTGAGCTTCTTTTCTCTCATGGAGGTCACACGGCCAAGATCTCAGACTTCTCGTGGAATCAAAATGAGCCGTGGGTTATTTCGAGCGTGGCAGAGGACAACATACTTCAGGTCTGGCAGATGGCAGAGAGCATTTATCAGTAA